From Mucilaginibacter rubeus, a single genomic window includes:
- a CDS encoding SusC/RagA family TonB-linked outer membrane protein, which produces MLKIYKLFLAILLPFILVQTVAGQSVKISGVVTAKSDGLPLPGVSISVKGTTTGAQTNVDGKFTINAKVNDVLRVSYIGFTSQDVTVTGSSTLNIVLVEAPNSLNEVVITALNISKDKKSLGYAVQGLKSKDISEAKETNFVNALAGKIAGVQVTNSQGDMGSSRIVIRGETSISGNNQPLFVVDGVIVDNSQFLGNNGSRDFANAISDLNSEDIESVSVLKGPNAAALYGSRAAAGVILIRTKTGKGAKGLGVTINSNTSFSNVQILPDYQNQYGQGSNGKFSYVDGKGGGVNDGVDESWGPALDGSLIPQFYSNGQAVPFVAHPDNVKDFFKTGVTLNNGVAIASSSDKSDFRLSYNNLHQTGIVPNTSQGRNSFALNSSYRINNKLTVNTIVDYSKDDADNLPGAYGKRATSTMLQFTWFGRQVDINRLKNYKDANGNTFNWNNSYYSNPYWLAYENTVGQHKNHLIGSIELNYKIIDGLSANFRTGTDYYNDRRKIKVAYGTNGTPFGSYEEDAYSVNENNTEARLQYTKKLNNDFTLDVFGGGNIAVRTTENNDQLAPKLAVAGLYTLSNSRDPLVSTNYYGKLKTYSYFGSAQVGFRNYAFLNFTARNDWSSSLPSDALSYFYPSVNGSLVLSEALDIKSDVLTYAKLRGGWSKVGKATDPYQLLNVFTSSTLFGSNPQQSSPTIDLNDHLKPETTTSAEAGFELGFFHDRVHLDVSGYNTNSTNQILTVQVSSSTGYSQKVINGGRINNKGVEVQLGITPIKSKAFTWDITTNYSLNRSKVASLDADGRLQSVVLGTDRTVQVLAALGQPYGSLYGTAYTRDASGNIVIDANGTPVFNTTKRYLGKFTPNWLGSINNSFTYKGINLSFLVDARFGGSIYSNTNRTGTYTGVLASTLPGRGAANGGLSYYYPGNNTSAAAVQVTGAVPAGVTVYNDGMIFKGVKADGSPNTTIIPAQSYYKGFTNIDEAFVYDASYIKLREVKLGYSLPAKWVNKIGFQGATFSVVGRNLWIIHKNAPNIDPETAFNAGNGQGLEDLTLPTVRNIGFNVNLKF; this is translated from the coding sequence ATGTTAAAAATTTACAAGCTATTTCTGGCAATTTTATTGCCTTTCATTCTCGTCCAGACGGTTGCGGGGCAATCCGTTAAAATAAGCGGTGTGGTAACCGCCAAGTCCGATGGGCTGCCGTTGCCCGGTGTAAGCATATCAGTTAAAGGCACTACAACGGGCGCACAAACCAATGTTGACGGTAAGTTTACCATTAACGCCAAAGTAAACGATGTACTGCGGGTTAGCTATATAGGCTTTACCAGCCAGGACGTTACGGTTACAGGTTCATCAACCTTGAATATAGTTTTGGTTGAAGCGCCAAACTCGCTTAATGAGGTAGTTATAACGGCCCTCAATATCTCAAAAGATAAAAAATCATTGGGTTATGCAGTGCAGGGTTTAAAATCGAAAGATATCTCAGAAGCCAAGGAAACAAACTTTGTAAACGCGCTGGCGGGTAAAATTGCCGGTGTACAGGTTACCAACAGCCAGGGTGATATGGGTTCGTCCCGTATCGTTATCCGTGGAGAAACTTCTATCTCGGGTAATAACCAGCCCTTATTTGTGGTTGACGGTGTTATAGTTGACAACAGCCAGTTTTTAGGAAATAATGGTTCAAGGGATTTTGCCAATGCTATTTCTGATCTTAACTCTGAAGATATCGAATCGGTAAGCGTGCTGAAAGGCCCTAATGCGGCAGCGCTTTACGGTTCACGCGCGGCAGCAGGCGTTATCCTCATCAGGACTAAAACCGGTAAGGGCGCAAAAGGCTTAGGTGTTACCATAAACTCGAACACCAGTTTTTCAAACGTGCAGATCCTGCCTGATTATCAGAACCAATACGGGCAGGGTTCAAATGGCAAATTCAGCTATGTAGATGGTAAGGGCGGCGGCGTTAACGATGGTGTTGACGAAAGCTGGGGCCCTGCATTAGATGGCTCGCTGATTCCGCAGTTTTACTCAAATGGGCAGGCTGTGCCTTTTGTTGCCCATCCTGATAACGTAAAAGACTTTTTTAAAACCGGTGTTACATTGAATAATGGCGTCGCGATAGCAAGCAGCAGCGATAAAAGTGATTTCAGGTTATCATACAACAACCTGCACCAAACCGGTATTGTACCTAATACTTCACAAGGCCGTAATTCTTTCGCTTTAAACTCAAGCTATCGGATCAATAATAAATTAACAGTAAATACTATTGTTGATTATAGCAAAGATGACGCGGATAACCTTCCGGGCGCTTACGGAAAACGCGCAACCAGCACTATGCTACAGTTTACGTGGTTCGGTCGGCAGGTTGATATCAACAGACTTAAAAATTATAAAGATGCTAATGGCAATACCTTTAACTGGAACAACAGTTACTATAGCAACCCATACTGGCTGGCTTATGAAAACACGGTTGGTCAGCATAAAAACCACCTGATAGGTAGCATCGAATTGAATTATAAGATCATTGACGGCCTGTCTGCAAACTTCCGCACCGGAACAGATTATTATAACGACCGCCGCAAGATCAAAGTAGCTTACGGCACCAACGGAACGCCGTTTGGATCATACGAGGAAGATGCTTACAGCGTGAACGAAAATAATACCGAAGCCAGGTTACAATACACTAAAAAGCTGAATAATGATTTCACGCTTGATGTGTTTGGCGGTGGCAACATTGCTGTGAGAACAACCGAGAATAATGATCAGTTGGCTCCGAAACTTGCAGTTGCAGGCCTGTACACACTAAGCAATTCCCGTGATCCATTGGTTTCGACAAACTATTATGGTAAGCTTAAAACCTATAGCTATTTTGGTTCGGCCCAGGTTGGTTTCAGGAATTATGCATTCTTAAACTTTACCGCCCGTAACGATTGGTCTTCATCTTTACCTTCAGATGCATTGTCTTACTTCTATCCATCGGTAAACGGAAGTTTGGTGTTGTCAGAAGCCCTGGATATTAAAAGCGATGTGTTGACTTATGCCAAACTAAGAGGTGGCTGGTCTAAAGTGGGTAAGGCTACTGATCCTTATCAGTTGCTTAATGTTTTCACTTCTTCAACGCTTTTCGGCTCAAACCCGCAGCAAAGCTCACCAACTATCGATCTGAATGATCACCTTAAGCCTGAAACCACTACATCGGCAGAGGCCGGTTTTGAATTAGGCTTTTTCCATGATCGTGTACATTTAGATGTAAGTGGATATAACACCAACAGTACTAACCAGATCCTTACTGTACAGGTAAGTTCATCAACGGGTTATAGCCAAAAAGTAATAAACGGTGGCCGCATCAACAACAAAGGAGTTGAGGTTCAATTGGGTATTACGCCAATTAAATCAAAAGCCTTTACATGGGATATAACCACCAATTACTCGCTAAACCGCAGTAAGGTAGCTTCACTTGACGCTGACGGCCGCCTGCAAAGCGTAGTTTTGGGTACAGATCGTACAGTACAGGTTTTAGCTGCCCTTGGTCAGCCTTACGGCTCACTCTATGGCACTGCTTACACACGTGATGCTTCCGGCAATATCGTAATTGATGCCAATGGCACACCTGTATTTAACACTACCAAACGCTATTTAGGTAAGTTTACCCCTAATTGGTTAGGAAGCATCAATAACAGCTTTACCTACAAAGGCATTAACCTGAGCTTTTTGGTTGACGCGCGTTTCGGCGGATCTATTTACTCAAACACAAACCGTACAGGTACTTATACCGGCGTATTGGCTTCAACTTTGCCGGGCCGTGGCGCTGCTAACGGTGGTTTAAGCTACTACTATCCGGGTAATAACACTTCGGCAGCGGCGGTACAGGTTACCGGTGCGGTTCCTGCAGGTGTAACGGTTTATAACGATGGTATGATATTTAAAGGTGTAAAAGCCGATGGTTCGCCAAACACCACTATCATCCCTGCACAATCCTACTATAAAGGCTTTACTAATATCGATGAAGCGTTTGTTTACGATGCCTCGTATATCAAGCTTCGCGAAGTAAAACTGGGTTATTCTTTACCGGCTAAATGGGTAAATAAAATTGGTTTCCAGGGTGCTACATTTTCGGTAGTTGGCCGTAACCTTTGGATCATCCACAAAAACGCACCGAATATTGATCCGGAAACGGCCTTTAACGCAGGCAACGGCCAGGGACTGGAAGACCTTACCCTACCTACTGTGCGTAACATCGGTTTTAACGTAAACCTTAAATTCTAA
- a CDS encoding SusD/RagB family nutrient-binding outer membrane lipoprotein has protein sequence MKLKYISILSAAVLLSVTSCKKDLLKINQNPNGSQIAQPDYLLTAATKATADTYWGVANNMDASLLFVQYWSKIQYTDPDRYIYASSAFEELWSTGYAKSIVNLNQIIKLADAQGNTNYKGVALILRSWTFSLLTEAYGNIPYKQAANIDQYLTPAYDAQKDVYFALLDDLKAAQAALDPSGKAIAGDVIYSNNITSWKKFANSLRLRIALRIADREPAKAKQVLDDIKAEGGSYISSNAETAQLVYLDSPNQNPVSNLFDTRDDYRISKTIVDKLFALKDPRLPIYAAPTQDATPQTYVGLPNGLLVGDASNYGFTKTSKPGTYFRAPHAPAVILSYAESLFDRAEAAARGFTTEDAASLYNQAVTAALSQYSIASADIATYVSQAAVKYDASNYKKSIGEQKWIALFGQGLEGWTEWRRLDYPQLQPAVAGTLNGKIPVRFIYPGTEQSLNKTSYQAAVAAQGADALTTKLWFDVN, from the coding sequence ATGAAACTTAAATATATCAGCATATTATCCGCCGCGGTTTTATTATCGGTAACATCGTGCAAAAAGGATCTGTTAAAGATCAACCAAAACCCGAACGGCTCGCAAATAGCACAGCCCGATTACCTGTTGACCGCCGCTACCAAAGCAACGGCCGATACCTATTGGGGCGTAGCCAATAACATGGATGCCAGCTTGCTTTTTGTGCAGTACTGGTCAAAAATTCAATACACTGATCCCGACAGGTATATTTATGCCAGCAGCGCGTTTGAAGAACTCTGGAGTACAGGTTATGCTAAAAGTATTGTAAACCTTAACCAAATCATCAAACTTGCCGATGCCCAGGGTAATACCAACTATAAAGGTGTTGCCTTGATATTACGCTCGTGGACATTCAGTTTATTAACCGAGGCTTACGGCAATATTCCTTATAAACAGGCGGCCAATATCGATCAGTATCTTACCCCTGCTTATGATGCTCAGAAAGATGTTTATTTTGCTTTGCTGGATGACCTGAAAGCTGCTCAGGCTGCACTTGATCCTTCAGGCAAAGCCATAGCAGGCGATGTGATTTACAGCAATAATATTACATCATGGAAAAAGTTCGCCAACTCTTTAAGGCTTCGTATTGCTTTACGCATTGCCGATAGGGAACCTGCCAAAGCTAAACAGGTACTGGATGATATCAAAGCAGAAGGAGGCTCGTATATCAGCTCAAATGCTGAGACCGCGCAGTTGGTTTACCTTGATTCGCCAAACCAAAACCCGGTGAGCAACCTGTTTGATACCCGCGATGACTACCGTATCAGCAAAACTATAGTTGACAAGCTGTTTGCACTCAAAGATCCGCGCTTACCTATTTATGCTGCTCCAACGCAGGATGCTACACCGCAAACCTATGTTGGCTTGCCAAATGGTTTATTAGTGGGGGATGCCAGCAACTATGGCTTTACCAAAACTTCAAAACCGGGCACTTATTTCCGCGCTCCGCATGCCCCGGCTGTTATTTTAAGTTATGCCGAAAGTTTGTTTGACAGGGCAGAGGCAGCCGCCCGTGGTTTTACTACCGAAGATGCTGCATCTTTATATAATCAGGCGGTTACAGCGGCATTGTCGCAATACAGTATTGCTTCTGCGGATATTGCCACTTATGTATCACAGGCGGCTGTTAAATACGATGCATCTAACTATAAAAAATCAATTGGCGAGCAAAAATGGATAGCTCTGTTTGGCCAGGGCCTGGAAGGCTGGACCGAATGGCGCAGGCTTGATTATCCGCAATTGCAACCCGCTGTTGCAGGCACACTGAATGGTAAAATACCGGTAAGGTTTATCTATCCGGGAACCGAGCAATCACTGAACAAAACCAGTTATCAGGCAGCAGTTGCCGCTCAAGGAGCCGATGCGCTTACCACCAAGCTTTGGTTTGATGTGAACTAA
- a CDS encoding bestrophin family protein, whose protein sequence is MENKAEICSMIIRKKEHWFRMLFIWHGSVLPRLLPRLGLLLVLSVIIVYLHGSLFSFKVPLNPAPFTLFGLALALFLGFRNNASYDRFWEGRKLWGALLNDTRSLARQAFSTTGYQTADQEPQAFVKLLIALTYSLKHQLRGTDTKADLEQMLPADLALRIGNAKYKPIMLLSEMGSWVRMVKAQGKIDSIIQVSFEESFNKLSDIVGGCERIASTPIPYSYRVLLHRTVYLYCFMLPFGLVDSLGWLTPLIVVFIAYTFVAFEAIADEIEEPFGTEANDLALNAMCRMIETTLLEIAGKPLPDNREVEQRIID, encoded by the coding sequence ATGGAAAATAAAGCTGAAATTTGCAGCATGATTATCAGGAAGAAAGAGCATTGGTTCAGGATGCTGTTTATCTGGCATGGTTCTGTACTGCCCCGATTGTTGCCCCGCCTGGGTTTATTGTTAGTATTATCGGTAATTATAGTATACCTGCACGGTTCCCTGTTTTCGTTCAAGGTACCTTTAAACCCGGCACCGTTTACCTTATTTGGTTTAGCACTTGCCCTGTTTTTAGGTTTCCGGAACAATGCCAGTTATGACAGGTTTTGGGAAGGTCGAAAATTATGGGGAGCCTTGTTAAATGACACCCGATCACTTGCGAGGCAGGCTTTCTCCACCACGGGCTATCAAACAGCCGACCAGGAACCGCAGGCCTTTGTTAAACTGCTCATTGCTTTAACATACAGCCTTAAGCATCAATTACGAGGCACTGATACCAAAGCTGATCTTGAACAGATGTTACCCGCCGATTTAGCTTTACGAATAGGCAACGCTAAATATAAACCCATTATGCTATTGAGCGAAATGGGGAGCTGGGTACGTATGGTCAAGGCGCAAGGGAAAATCGACTCCATTATACAGGTTTCATTTGAGGAAAGTTTCAATAAGCTGTCAGACATTGTTGGCGGTTGCGAACGGATAGCTTCAACGCCTATTCCGTATAGTTACCGGGTATTGCTGCACCGTACGGTTTATCTTTACTGTTTTATGCTGCCCTTTGGTTTGGTTGATAGCCTGGGCTGGCTTACACCGCTGATTGTGGTGTTTATAGCCTATACCTTTGTAGCCTTTGAGGCAATTGCCGATGAAATTGAAGAACCTTTCGGAACGGAGGCTAACGACCTTGCCTTAAATGCCATGTGCCGGATGATAGAAACCACATTGCTTGAAATAGCCGGGAAACCACTACCGGATAATAGGGAAGTTGAACAAAGAATCATCGACTAA
- the idi gene encoding isopentenyl-diphosphate Delta-isomerase has translation MKIEETVILVDRDDQETGTMEKMEAHIQGKLHRAFSVFIFNKKGELLLQKRADNKYHSGGKWTNTCCSHPKPGETNIDAAHRRLQEEMGMTSELSFVFSFIYCTTIQDDIIENEYDHVFFGITDELPVPNPDEVSSFKYITMPQLATELENNPGDYTRWLAICFDEVMTHYKQLAVSEEK, from the coding sequence GTGAAAATAGAAGAAACTGTGATTTTGGTTGATCGCGATGATCAGGAAACAGGTACTATGGAAAAAATGGAGGCGCATATTCAGGGCAAGCTGCACCGTGCGTTTTCTGTTTTTATATTCAATAAAAAAGGCGAGCTGTTATTACAAAAGCGTGCTGACAATAAATATCACTCAGGCGGCAAATGGACAAATACCTGCTGCAGTCACCCAAAGCCCGGCGAAACCAACATTGATGCGGCACACAGAAGGTTACAGGAAGAGATGGGAATGACAAGTGAGCTCAGCTTTGTTTTCTCTTTTATATACTGCACCACCATTCAGGATGATATTATTGAAAACGAGTATGATCATGTTTTCTTTGGTATTACTGATGAATTGCCTGTACCTAATCCCGATGAGGTATCATCATTTAAATACATAACCATGCCCCAGCTGGCAACCGAATTGGAAAATAATCCCGGTGATTATACCCGCTGGCTGGCAATTTGCTTTGATGAGGTGATGACACATTATAAGCAGTTAGCGGTATCCGAGGAGAAATAA
- a CDS encoding two-component regulator propeller domain-containing protein yields the protein MKKGSLFCIVLFLIISLAHAQSPIKNKILNYSLKNGLSFGIVNSITQDDKGFMWFATNDGLNRFDGTTFKVFKSRAGDSTALASNYVQKVLCDVHGNIWASSRNGLSKLDTRTEKFVHYKLKLSRAVKSDIGNITQSHDGNLWITSYNLGFSYFDIKTASFINYTQINLPRLASNRVICLFEDSKGLLWVGTQEGNINIFRHKGGLISKADGLTPQIANLPTTRINDIFEDHFHNIWIATGSGLIYYNRQTNKFTLLQANQPGIKSKRYISVNEDNDNQLLVGLQDGGLFKLNIGSNPNFNTANYFLQPVTGDDGFYLTQRSVQTLFIDKDKNVWVGTYGDGIYMISSIKEKFSLITKKKYETSGESPIRFYGMCQDRDGFLWLGTDGEGLFKTSRNGTLIKQYKADGRAGSITDNAILYGYTDSNGNVWFGTYAKGLLLYNKKTDSFTSYAHNASDSKSLGGNDVRVIYQDSRKNIWIGTNGGGLSLFDPVSKTFSNFTPANSGLTAYDVRAITEDEQGNLWIGTYGGGLDFYDIRQKKFSRYFTPIDERNNLPGQVIFSLYVDKYRRLWIATEGDGLIAYDLKKRVFKKFNETNGLANNTVSAFKEVADGTLWMSTNKGLSNLNPATGKILNYDQSDGLQAGQFNAGSVLFDADNSLVYFGGTEGLNFFDPAKVNKSNYQPKVIITGLQIFGKQVEVGEQDKNRTVLTQAINETQQITLGPDQSVFSIQYASLNYTYPDKGGFAYKLDGLDKTWNYVGDQRLATYRYLEPGVYTFRVKASNQDGLWFDNCATLQVKILPPWYKTWWAYLIYIAAAGLVTYYYILYKSRQTRLKYEVKVAQLSAEKDKELNERKLSFFTNISHEFRTPLTLIINPVKDMLFGKSEATDDAGNLHIIYKNARRLLSLVDQLLLFRKAESDTDKLKIVRLNIVSLCHEVFLCFNHQARTKHIQFDFISEKDTIEIYADREKMEIALFNLISNALKFTPDFGLVTCTINDTGNGITINIKDSGCGIAEGTGDELFGKFYQLQNSAPLAGGFGIGLYLVKAFIEHHKGTITYTSKQDQGTTFHVSLLKGKEHFGQQFIFEDVAETSVFLDELMENKGELVTVEAENTAVAAKNSEALSSDTKTMLLIDDNQQIRTYLKQIFSGEFEIFEADNGTDGLELVYHLVPDIVISDVMMQGLSGIEVCSRIKEDAVLNHIPVILLTASSSPEIKLKGIEGGADDYISKPFEKEILVARVNGILKSRNNLQKYFYNEITLNKSNDLKISQEYKEFLEKCLQIVEQHLTDPDFSIKTLAAEIGMSHSNLYKRIKSISGQSANSFIRFIRLRKAAEILLTTDSTVYETAYKVGLNDLKYFREQFNKLFGINPSDYIKKYRKPFHNNYNVNRDVIRES from the coding sequence ATGAAAAAGGGATCCTTATTTTGTATTGTTCTTTTTTTGATCATTTCTTTGGCTCATGCCCAGTCGCCCATCAAAAACAAGATCCTCAACTATTCTTTAAAAAATGGTCTTTCTTTTGGCATTGTAAACAGCATTACCCAGGATGATAAGGGCTTTATGTGGTTTGCCACCAATGATGGGCTTAACCGTTTTGATGGCACTACCTTTAAGGTTTTTAAATCGCGCGCCGGCGATTCAACCGCCCTGGCCAGTAATTATGTGCAAAAAGTTTTGTGCGATGTGCATGGTAATATCTGGGCGTCATCACGCAACGGCTTAAGCAAACTGGATACCCGTACCGAAAAGTTTGTGCACTATAAATTGAAGCTTAGCAGAGCGGTAAAGAGTGATATCGGCAATATCACCCAAAGTCATGACGGTAACCTGTGGATCACATCTTACAACCTGGGCTTCTCTTACTTTGATATCAAAACCGCCAGCTTCATTAACTACACCCAGATCAACCTACCCCGCTTAGCAAGTAACCGTGTAATTTGTTTGTTTGAAGATTCTAAAGGTTTGTTATGGGTGGGAACACAGGAAGGTAACATTAACATATTCAGGCATAAAGGCGGCCTGATTAGCAAAGCCGATGGTTTAACGCCTCAAATTGCTAATCTGCCCACTACCCGGATCAATGATATTTTTGAAGACCATTTTCATAACATCTGGATAGCTACCGGCAGCGGACTTATTTATTATAATCGCCAGACTAACAAGTTTACCTTGCTGCAAGCCAATCAGCCTGGTATTAAAAGTAAAAGATATATCTCAGTTAATGAAGATAATGATAACCAACTGCTTGTTGGCCTGCAGGATGGGGGACTTTTTAAACTCAATATAGGTTCAAATCCAAACTTTAACACTGCCAATTACTTTTTGCAGCCCGTAACCGGCGATGATGGTTTTTATCTTACCCAACGCTCGGTACAAACGCTTTTTATTGATAAGGATAAGAACGTTTGGGTAGGTACCTACGGCGATGGCATCTACATGATCAGTAGCATTAAAGAAAAGTTTTCGCTGATCACTAAAAAGAAATACGAAACCAGCGGCGAAAGCCCGATAAGGTTTTATGGCATGTGCCAGGACCGCGATGGCTTTTTATGGCTCGGAACCGACGGTGAAGGTCTTTTTAAAACCAGTAGAAACGGCACGCTTATCAAACAATACAAAGCCGATGGACGGGCAGGCAGCATTACAGATAATGCCATTTTATATGGTTATACCGATAGCAACGGAAATGTTTGGTTTGGCACTTATGCTAAAGGCTTACTGCTTTATAACAAAAAAACAGATTCGTTTACCTCATACGCCCATAACGCAAGCGACAGCAAAAGTCTTGGAGGTAACGATGTAAGAGTAATTTATCAGGATAGCCGTAAAAATATCTGGATTGGCACCAATGGCGGCGGTTTAAGCTTATTTGATCCGGTTAGTAAAACCTTCAGCAATTTTACCCCGGCAAACAGTGGGCTCACAGCCTATGATGTGCGGGCCATTACCGAAGATGAACAAGGCAACCTGTGGATAGGTACTTACGGCGGTGGGCTGGATTTTTATGACATCCGGCAAAAAAAGTTCAGCAGGTATTTTACACCAATTGATGAAAGGAATAACCTGCCGGGACAGGTGATATTTTCGCTTTACGTAGATAAATATCGCCGCCTGTGGATAGCTACCGAAGGTGATGGGCTGATAGCTTACGATCTGAAAAAGCGTGTATTCAAGAAGTTTAATGAAACAAACGGCCTTGCCAATAATACGGTTTCTGCGTTTAAAGAAGTGGCTGATGGTACCTTGTGGATGAGCACCAACAAAGGCTTGTCAAATTTAAACCCGGCAACCGGGAAAATCCTAAATTACGACCAGTCCGATGGTTTACAGGCCGGCCAGTTTAACGCCGGCTCTGTTTTGTTTGATGCAGATAACAGCCTCGTTTATTTTGGCGGAACTGAAGGGCTTAACTTTTTTGACCCCGCCAAAGTGAACAAAAGCAATTATCAGCCCAAAGTGATCATAACAGGGCTCCAGATCTTTGGTAAACAGGTTGAGGTTGGTGAGCAGGATAAAAACCGCACCGTGTTAACCCAGGCCATTAACGAAACCCAGCAGATCACGCTGGGGCCGGATCAGTCGGTATTTTCCATTCAGTATGCTTCACTGAATTATACTTATCCGGATAAGGGCGGTTTTGCATATAAACTGGATGGTTTGGATAAAACCTGGAACTACGTTGGCGATCAGCGCCTGGCTACCTATCGTTATCTTGAGCCTGGCGTTTATACATTTAGGGTAAAAGCATCTAACCAGGACGGCTTATGGTTTGATAATTGTGCAACCTTGCAGGTTAAAATTTTGCCGCCATGGTATAAAACATGGTGGGCTTATTTAATTTATATAGCTGCCGCAGGCCTTGTTACTTATTACTACATTTTATACAAAAGCCGCCAAACCAGACTTAAATATGAGGTTAAGGTAGCCCAGCTTTCGGCCGAGAAGGATAAGGAACTTAATGAGCGTAAGCTTTCGTTCTTTACTAATATATCGCATGAGTTCCGCACGCCTTTAACGCTTATCATTAATCCGGTAAAGGATATGCTGTTTGGCAAAAGCGAGGCTACTGATGATGCAGGTAACCTGCACATCATTTACAAAAACGCACGTCGCTTGCTGAGCCTGGTTGATCAATTGTTGCTGTTCAGAAAGGCCGAAAGTGATACCGATAAGCTTAAAATTGTGCGGCTTAACATCGTATCGCTGTGCCATGAGGTGTTTTTATGTTTTAACCACCAGGCGCGCACCAAACATATCCAGTTTGACTTTATAAGCGAAAAGGATACGATAGAGATTTACGCAGATAGGGAGAAGATGGAGATAGCATTGTTTAACCTGATCTCGAATGCCTTGAAATTTACGCCTGATTTTGGCCTGGTAACTTGTACCATAAATGATACCGGTAATGGTATTACTATCAACATTAAAGATAGCGGCTGTGGCATTGCCGAAGGAACAGGCGATGAGTTGTTCGGTAAATTTTATCAGCTGCAAAATTCGGCGCCTTTGGCCGGTGGTTTTGGCATTGGGCTTTACCTGGTTAAGGCCTTTATTGAGCATCATAAAGGAACCATTACTTATACCAGCAAACAGGATCAGGGCACAACATTCCACGTGTCATTATTAAAAGGAAAGGAACACTTTGGTCAGCAGTTTATTTTTGAGGACGTTGCCGAAACTTCGGTGTTCCTGGATGAGCTAATGGAAAATAAAGGCGAATTGGTTACGGTTGAGGCTGAAAACACAGCAGTAGCAGCAAAAAACTCCGAAGCTTTAAGTTCGGACACCAAAACTATGCTGTTGATTGATGATAACCAGCAGATCCGGACTTATCTTAAACAGATCTTTAGCGGCGAATTTGAAATTTTTGAGGCCGACAATGGCACCGATGGCCTGGAGCTGGTGTATCACCTGGTGCCTGATATCGTGATAAGCGATGTAATGATGCAGGGATTAAGCGGTATTGAGGTGTGCAGCCGCATTAAGGAAGATGCTGTTTTGAACCACATTCCGGTGATATTGCTTACCGCCAGTTCTTCACCAGAGATAAAGCTCAAAGGTATTGAGGGCGGTGCCGATGATTACATCAGCAAGCCGTTTGAAAAGGAGATCCTGGTAGCGAGGGTGAATGGTATCCTGAAAAGCCGGAACAACCTTCAGAAGTATTTCTATAATGAGATAACACTTAATAAATCGAACGACCTTAAGATTTCGCAGGAATATAAAGAGTTTCTGGAAAAATGCTTGCAGATAGTTGAGCAGCATTTAACTGATCCTGATTTCAGCATCAAAACCCTTGCTGCCGAAATAGGCATGAGCCACTCCAATTTATACAAACGAATCAAATCAATCTCGGGGCAATCGGCAAACAGTTTTATTCGCTTTATCCGCTTACGTAAAGCCGCGGAGATTTTGCTTACCACCGATAGTACGGTTTATGAAACTGCATACAAGGTTGGCCTAAATGATTTGAAATACTTCAGGGAGCAATTCAATAAGCTGTTTGGCATAAACCCTTCAGACTATATTAAAAAATATCGTAAACCCTTTCACAACAATTATAACGTGAACCGGGATGTGATCAGGGAAAGCTAA